The window ATTGATTCCCAATTACCATTATCTCAGGCACTCGTAGTCGTGAGTTATAATTTGAGGACATGGTAAAACCATAGGCCCCGGAGCTCATCACCGCCAGCAGATCCCCTGAGTTAAGCGGCGGCAAAAGGCGCTCTTGTGCCAGAAAATCCCCTGACTCACAAATGGGACCAACTACGTCAACGGTTTTTTTGTCAATTTCCTTCCCAGCAAATTCACGCAGCGGTAGAATATTTTGATAAGCGTTATAAAGACTTGGACGTACAAGATCGTTCATTCCAGCATCAACAATCACAAAGTTTTTTGTCACCCCAACCTTAGTATAAAGCACCCTGCTCACCAATATCCCCGCATTTCCTACCAAAGCCCTTCCGGGTTCCATAATTAACAGGCAACCCAAGTCTTTGACCACCCCCGTCACCGCTTTAGCATATTCCGCCGGCAATGGCGGTTTTTCGGCATCATAGGTAATCCCCAATCCACCACCAATATCGAGATAGTGAATATCTATTTTTAGTCGGCGAAGTTCTTCAATCAGTGATTTTATCCGCTCCAACGCATCACGAAAAGGACTGACTTTTGTCAGTTGGGAACCTATATGGCAATCTACACCAACTACTTTAATATTTGGCAGATTGGCGGCCCGTTGATATAAAGGCACCGCTTCAGAGATGGGGATACCAAATTTATTCGCGCTTAAACCCGTAGAAATATATGGGTGGGTCTGGGGATCAACGTCAGGATTAATCCTGAGTGACACAGGAGCAACCATATCTCTCTTTTCGGCCAGCTGATTGATAAGCTCAAACTCCTGGGAGGACTCAACATTAAACATCAAAATACCGGCATCCAGGGCGGCATTAATTTCACCCACCGCCTTACCCACCCCGGAAAAAACGATTTTATCGCCCTCAACCCCTGCCCGCAGGGCCCGGAAAAGCTCCCCACCGGAAACCACATCACATCCACCTCCTAAGGACGCGAAGAGGGAAATAACACTGAGATTAGAACAGGCCTTGACTGAATAGCAGATCTGATGATCCAAATCCCCAAAGGCATCATTAAATGCCTGGTAATGGCGAACCAGCGTTTCATGACTATAGAGATAGAAAGGAGTTCCTTCCTGCCGCGCAATTTCAGCAACCGGCAGCTGCTCACAAAACAGCTGTCCATCCTGATAATGAAAAGAATTCATTTACTGATCCTTATTTACCGGTAATCCATAAAAATACTCTTGGCGTTACTATTTCTCAGGCTGAACTCCTGGCCAGGTTATTACTTGATAAACACCTCGCGCTCTGGTGAAAGCGGACTCTCATTATGCCTGGCCGAAGCATCCAGGGCTGAAATACGATAGACATAATGTCGCTCCGGCATTACCTGGACATCGAGATAATCGGTTGTCGTTGGCGGTACTTCGAGAACATAAGATCTGCCACTTTCCACCTCATACTTATGAATTCGATAAACCTTTATATCCGGTTCCTGGTTTGCCTGCCACGTCAGCTGCACCCCTCCCTGGAAGGGGAAAGCGGTAAATTCAGCTACCGGTGCCGGCGGAGTATAGTCTCCTGGAACAACAGATACGGGTATTGATCGACAACTTTCCCAGGGAGTGCCCTGAAAAATTGAAATGGCAGTAATTGCATATCGATATGGGTGCCAATCCTTCAGGCCCACATCCACATAAGATAGATCAGTTATCACCTCAGGAGTTATTAATTGCCATTTCTGACTGGCATCATGTCGATATACCCGGTAGCCATATACCTTGACCTGTTCCCCGGTAGCCTTATCAGGAAGGGGTTTTTCCCAGTTCAAAGTAACAATGGCGGGACCGGGCTCACAAGTAAGCGGCTTTGGGGGATCAAGGGGTTCATAACTATACACTTTAATTTTATTCGAAGTTTTACTCTGCCAGCCATGATTATTGCGAGACACCACTTTAATTGCCTGCAATAAATCCCGGGGAATAAGCGGCAAAGGATAATAAACCATGCCACTTTCAATATATCCCTGTTTTGGTCGGGGAAAATTAACTTCTGCTAACAGCTCAAATCCCACGTCACAGAAAACACACCCTTCATCTCCCTGTTTCAAGGTCTTGGAAAAAATGCTGAAACCTTTTATTTCCGCCGGCCGACTGCCATCGGCGTTTTCAGCTGGAATACTCCAAACCAGGTAGCGAGCCCCGGGACGAATATCAATTTTCAGATCGGTAACTGCCCGGGGGACCACCAAACGGGGCGGCACGGGATCTGCCTTTTTACCACAGGCGACAAGACCAATCAAAACCGCCATCAGGAGCAACCATAATGTTCTGTTTTTAGCCAAGTTCACCACCTAATCTGCATCCTGCCACTGCCGTTTCAACCGATCAAGCTGTTGCACAACCTGTTGTGGAGCTGTCCCCCCCCAAACATTCTTGCTACGAACAGCATCTTCCGCTGAGAGTAAAGAAATTACCTGCTCATCAAAATAGTCAGAAAACCGTTTCCAGTCATCAAGTGACATATCCTTAAATTGAAGTCCCTTTTCAAGGCAGTAAGCAACAATATTGCCAACTATTTCATGGGCCTGACGAAATGGCAGCCCCCGGCGAACAAGGTAATCGGCAATTTCGGTGGCCGTCGAAAAACCATATTCCACCTGCGTAGCCATGCTCTGACGGTTTACAGTCATAGACGTAACCAATGGTGCCATAATCGCCAGTGAACCTTTCACCGTATCGATAGAATCAAAAAGCGGTTCTTTATCTTCCTGCATGTCTTTATTATAGGCCAGTGGAAGTGATTTCATCGTTACCAGAAGGCTGACCAGATCACCAACGACGCGCCCGCATTTACCCCGAATCAACTCTGGCACATCGGGATTTTTCTTCTGGGGCATAATGCTGCTGCCGGTACAAAATGAATCCGCCAAAATAATGAAGTTAAATTGCACCGACGACCACAAGACCAGTTCTTCACAAAAGCGGGACAAGTGCAGCATAATCAAAGCGCCTGAAAAAAGCGTTTCAATGACACCATCCCGATCACTGACCGCATCCATGCTGTTGGCAGTCAGACCGGTAAACCCCAGCTCATCCACGACCATTTGCCGATCAATGGAAAAACTGGTACCCGCCAAAGCCCCCGAACCAAGAGGCATAATATCAGCCTGCTTTTCAGTATTTTCCAAGCGCTGATAATCACGTGAAAACATTTCCACATAGGCCAGCAGATGATGAGCAAAAAGCACCGGTTGCGCTTGCTGTAAATGGGTAAAACCAGGCATGACCACGTCTTTTGTGGCCTCAGCCTGAGTAATCAAAGCATTTATCAAGCCCTTGAGCAAACTTTTAATCCCTGATATTTCTTTTTTCAGATAAAGGCGGATATCCAGGGCCACCTGGTCATTTCGACTGCGGGCCGTATGAAGCTTGCCGGCAAGTCCTGCCCCGATCAAATCAGACAGGCGGGATTCAATATTCATATGAATGTCTTCCAAGGGGACGGAAAAAACAAATTCTCCTTTTTCAATTTCCTCACGAATATCCTGCAATCCGGAAATGATCTGGTCCGCCTCCTCGGAACTTATAATCCCACACGAAGACAACATGCGACAATGGGCTATACTTCCCAGAATATCTTCGCTATATAGCCGCTGATCAAAGCCAATAGATGCCGTAAATTCTTCAACCAGCTTGTCAGTTCGCTCGCTAAATCGTCCACCCCATGGTTTTTGCGTACTCACAATCAACCTCGTAAAAATATTTTGGCTTTTAACCGCAATCTGAACTTCGCCGGGAATCAAGTTCTCTGGCGCCGAGGGCCAAAAATAGCTGAGCCCACCCGAACATAGGTAGCGCCCTCTTCCACCGCTACCGGATAATCATGAGACATTCCCATGGACAGGTGACAAAAGACCTTAGGATCAACCAATCCCCGGGCAATACTATCATCCCGCAGTTCACGTAACTGTTTATAATAGCAGCGACTTTCTTCCGGGTCAACAACATAAGGCGGAATTGTCATTAAGCCTTCAATTTTTAACCGGTGGAAATTGGCAATCTTCTCCAAAAAAGCTGGTAAAGCTGCTGGATCTACACCTGATTTCGTCGATTCATCGCCCAATTTCACCTGCAGCAATACCGGGATAACCATCTGCTCCCGCTCAGCCTTTTTTTCTATTTCCTTGGCCAATCGCAACGAATCCAGACAGTGGAAAAGATAGAAACCCGGATTCCAGTAACGAACTTTATTCCGCTGTAAATGACCAATAAAATGCCAACGTATATCTTCATATGATGAGGTCCGCGATATCTTGCTGATCATATCCTGTATGTAATTCTCACCAAAATCACGGAGACCTGCTTCATAGGCCGGAAGATTTTCCTCCCAGGTAAAGGTTTTTGAAACTGCTATCAGGGTCACTCCAGCAGGATCTCTTCCCACCCGCTGACAAGCAGCAACTATCTGCTTTTGAACCGCCCTGATCCGCCCGGCAATGCTTTTTCCTTTTACTGGTTCATAATTCACTTGTATTTACCCCGACAATCCCCAAATCAAGCAGATCCGTCAATACCCGGTGTAGAGGAAGTCCAATTACCGTCGAATGGGCGCCATCAACCGCGGTTACAAAAGCACCTCCGATCCCCTGCAAAGCATAGGACCCGGCTTTGTCCATCGGTTCCCCGGTCGCGACATAAGCTGATATCATCTCTACAGACAAAGGAAGTAGCAGCACCCCGGCCTGTTCTAACCTGGTCATGAAAACCTCTTTCAGCCGATTGACCAGGGTATAGGCAGTCATAACTACATGCCACCGGCCGGCGATGGAACTAAGCATGGCACAAGCCTCATGGGTATTTCCCGGCTTCCCCAAAACCGCACCATCCTCCCGCACCACAATGGTATCAGCTGCCAGCACCCAGGATTTTTCATATTGGTCAGCCACCGCATTGGCTTTATCGCCAGCCAGACGACAAACAAAATCAGCCGGCGTTTCTCCCACCGTAGCCTCCTCTGGAACTGCGGCCTGAATAATACTGAACTCAAGCCCGAGATTTCGTAGTAAGTCTCTCCGTCGTGGAGACGCAGAACCCAGAATTAAAGGCTGGTATTGTACCAATAATGTTTTAGACCCGGGATCAGATTGCATATATTAATTCGGTCTCAACTTTCTGAGTTGTTTGCCAGGGACACATCAACAGGATGTTCGGGCTTGGCTCATAGGGGTATTGGCCGCCTGGGTGGGGACAGTTTTAAAATTGTCCCCCATTGTGATTCGTGGCGGACGCCTCGGAAGCCGGCCATGGACGGCCGGCGAGAATGAGCGAGAGCCATGCCGGAACAGCCGGAATATTACGTTAGCGCACCCCACAAACCCAGCTGTTTATGGCAACTCAGAAAGTTGAGCTCGGTGAAATAATACTCACCTTCCAGTAGTTGGTGTTTGCTTATCGACACTTGTATGCAGATAGAAATAAAGAACGATTCCCAAAGCAAATAGCCCCAGGCTGATCCACTGGGAAGTGGCTAGCATCCAAAATCCGCCCCGTGGATCTCCGCGAAAAAACTCAATGATAAAACGACCTGTCGAGTAAAGCAGAAGATAGAGAACCGCCAGTTGGCCAATAAAAGACTGTTGGCGCCGTTTCAAAATCAGCACCATAAAAATTATCCCGTTGGCCGCCGCATGATACATCTGCGTCGGATGCAAAAAAACATGCAAAGGCGCAAGGCTTTGAGGATGGGTGAATTGGATGGCAAAAGGCAAACTGCATGCAGCACCATAGCAACAACCGGCGGCTAAACAACCAAAACGGCCGACAGCCTGGGCCAGCACCAGCGCCGGTGCGGCAATATCCGCAATAAGCCATATAGAAAGACGGTAAAAACGTAAACGGAAATAAACCGCGGCTACCGCGGCAATAAAACCACCATAAAACACCAGGCCGCCACGCCAGATATATATAATTTCCACCGGGTGGAAACGGTAATAAGAAAGATTAATCAATACATAAAGCAGGCGGGCTCCAAGAATGGCAAACAGCAGGGCATAGAAAAAAAGGTCATAAATGATTTCCGCGTCCAGGCCCTCACGCTTCCCGGCCTTCACCGCATAGATCATAGCCAGCAAAAAACCGGCAGCCACCATAACCCCGTAGGTATGGATGGTCAGGATACCCCATTTGAG of the Pseudomonadota bacterium genome contains:
- the lysA gene encoding diaminopimelate decarboxylase, giving the protein MNSFHYQDGQLFCEQLPVAEIARQEGTPFYLYSHETLVRHYQAFNDAFGDLDHQICYSVKACSNLSVISLFASLGGGCDVVSGGELFRALRAGVEGDKIVFSGVGKAVGEINAALDAGILMFNVESSQEFELINQLAEKRDMVAPVSLRINPDVDPQTHPYISTGLSANKFGIPISEAVPLYQRAANLPNIKVVGVDCHIGSQLTKVSPFRDALERIKSLIEELRRLKIDIHYLDIGGGLGITYDAEKPPLPAEYAKAVTGVVKDLGCLLIMEPGRALVGNAGILVSRVLYTKVGVTKNFVIVDAGMNDLVRPSLYNAYQNILPLREFAGKEIDKKTVDVVGPICESGDFLAQERLLPPLNSGDLLAVMSSGAYGFTMSSNYNSRLRVPEIMVIGNQYQVIRRRETFNDLVAGESMVDWRAKEERS
- a CDS encoding fibronectin type III domain-containing protein translates to MAKNRTLWLLLMAVLIGLVACGKKADPVPPRLVVPRAVTDLKIDIRPGARYLVWSIPAENADGSRPAEIKGFSIFSKTLKQGDEGCVFCDVGFELLAEVNFPRPKQGYIESGMVYYPLPLIPRDLLQAIKVVSRNNHGWQSKTSNKIKVYSYEPLDPPKPLTCEPGPAIVTLNWEKPLPDKATGEQVKVYGYRVYRHDASQKWQLITPEVITDLSYVDVGLKDWHPYRYAITAISIFQGTPWESCRSIPVSVVPGDYTPPAPVAEFTAFPFQGGVQLTWQANQEPDIKVYRIHKYEVESGRSYVLEVPPTTTDYLDVQVMPERHYVYRISALDASARHNESPLSPEREVFIK
- the argH gene encoding argininosuccinate lyase, whose product is MSTQKPWGGRFSERTDKLVEEFTASIGFDQRLYSEDILGSIAHCRMLSSCGIISSEEADQIISGLQDIREEIEKGEFVFSVPLEDIHMNIESRLSDLIGAGLAGKLHTARSRNDQVALDIRLYLKKEISGIKSLLKGLINALITQAEATKDVVMPGFTHLQQAQPVLFAHHLLAYVEMFSRDYQRLENTEKQADIMPLGSGALAGTSFSIDRQMVVDELGFTGLTANSMDAVSDRDGVIETLFSGALIMLHLSRFCEELVLWSSVQFNFIILADSFCTGSSIMPQKKNPDVPELIRGKCGRVVGDLVSLLVTMKSLPLAYNKDMQEDKEPLFDSIDTVKGSLAIMAPLVTSMTVNRQSMATQVEYGFSTATEIADYLVRRGLPFRQAHEIVGNIVAYCLEKGLQFKDMSLDDWKRFSDYFDEQVISLLSAEDAVRSKNVWGGTAPQQVVQQLDRLKRQWQDAD
- a CDS encoding YggS family pyridoxal phosphate-dependent enzyme, with the protein product MNYEPVKGKSIAGRIRAVQKQIVAACQRVGRDPAGVTLIAVSKTFTWEENLPAYEAGLRDFGENYIQDMISKISRTSSYEDIRWHFIGHLQRNKVRYWNPGFYLFHCLDSLRLAKEIEKKAEREQMVIPVLLQVKLGDESTKSGVDPAALPAFLEKIANFHRLKIEGLMTIPPYVVDPEESRCYYKQLRELRDDSIARGLVDPKVFCHLSMGMSHDYPVAVEEGATYVRVGSAIFGPRRQRT
- a CDS encoding nucleoside triphosphate pyrophosphatase; translated protein: MQSDPGSKTLLVQYQPLILGSASPRRRDLLRNLGLEFSIIQAAVPEEATVGETPADFVCRLAGDKANAVADQYEKSWVLAADTIVVREDGAVLGKPGNTHEACAMLSSIAGRWHVVMTAYTLVNRLKEVFMTRLEQAGVLLLPLSVEMISAYVATGEPMDKAGSYALQGIGGAFVTAVDGAHSTVIGLPLHRVLTDLLDLGIVGVNTSEL
- the lgt gene encoding prolipoprotein diacylglyceryl transferase, producing the protein MHPILLKWGILTIHTYGVMVAAGFLLAMIYAVKAGKREGLDAEIIYDLFFYALLFAILGARLLYVLINLSYYRFHPVEIIYIWRGGLVFYGGFIAAVAAVYFRLRFYRLSIWLIADIAAPALVLAQAVGRFGCLAAGCCYGAACSLPFAIQFTHPQSLAPLHVFLHPTQMYHAAANGIIFMVLILKRRQQSFIGQLAVLYLLLYSTGRFIIEFFRGDPRGGFWMLATSQWISLGLFALGIVLYFYLHTSVDKQTPTTGR